One segment of Bacillota bacterium DNA contains the following:
- a CDS encoding Flp family type IVb pilin translates to MLDVLKDERGQSLSEYGLLLALVAVVCIAALIFLGDKLVEKFRGVGQQIEQAAPK, encoded by the coding sequence ATGCTAGATGTCCTTAAAGACGAAAGAGGACAGTCTCTGTCTGAATACGGTCTGCTTCTCGCTCTGGTTGCGGTGGTTTGCATTGCTGCCCTGATCTTTTTGGGGGACAAGCTTGTCGAGAAGTTCCGCGGCGTGGGGCAGCAGATCGAGCAGGCGGCACCGAAGTAA
- a CDS encoding type II secretion system F family protein, with the protein MQLPDVAAVAALLAGGAVLLPSLGKVAPANRVRVSEVFCRTGLRFSSPEEQDRLAKKLAQAGIKEKPEWFLGLRLSLVGGFLVLFIPMLLVGTDLFWLVLFAPLLYLAPNIWLNGRISKRKSEIRLALADFTLFLSTALSAGSDIRLALWEAAEGAGGALREEVERALLESSTGKRLADALDEMADRCDVDELRTLARVLNQALRYGSSLAEIMRAHSEQMRTVRRFEIMEAANKLSVKLVLPVLLFILGPCMIALGYPALVALLKAFD; encoded by the coding sequence GTGCAGCTGCCTGACGTGGCTGCTGTTGCCGCTCTTTTAGCGGGAGGAGCCGTTCTCCTTCCGTCGCTGGGCAAGGTCGCTCCTGCGAACAGGGTGCGGGTCTCCGAAGTTTTCTGCCGGACGGGGCTCAGGTTTTCGTCTCCTGAAGAGCAGGACCGGCTCGCAAAGAAGCTGGCCCAGGCTGGAATCAAGGAGAAGCCCGAGTGGTTCCTGGGCCTCAGGCTCTCCCTGGTCGGGGGCTTTCTGGTGCTCTTCATTCCCATGCTCCTGGTGGGCACCGACCTCTTCTGGCTGGTCCTGTTCGCTCCCCTGCTGTACCTTGCTCCCAACATCTGGCTCAACGGCAGGATCTCGAAGAGGAAGAGCGAGATCCGGCTCGCCCTGGCGGACTTCACCCTGTTCCTTTCGACAGCTCTCTCTGCCGGGTCTGACATACGGCTTGCTCTGTGGGAGGCAGCAGAAGGAGCGGGAGGGGCCCTGCGGGAGGAGGTGGAGCGCGCCCTTCTGGAAAGCAGCACCGGGAAAAGGCTTGCTGACGCCCTGGACGAAATGGCCGACAGGTGCGATGTGGATGAATTGAGGACGCTGGCGCGGGTTTTAAATCAGGCGCTACGCTATGGGAGCAGCCTTGCCGAGATTATGCGGGCGCATTCAGAGCAGATGAGAACGGTCCGGAGGTTCGAAATAATGGAAGCGGCCAACAAGCTGAGCGTGAAGCTGGTTTTACCGGTTCTCTTGTTCATTCTGGGGCCCTGTATGATCGCGTTGGGCTACCCGGCGCTGGTGGCTTTACTCAAAGCTTTCGATTGA